The following proteins come from a genomic window of Oligoflexus sp.:
- a CDS encoding ATP-binding protein has translation MLKPALHTLKTSLSAFPRLVPVVVMIVSTLVITGLIKDMQRVICAWHFILIGCLLLSVQRKIWTFSWALALLGCVLPLYSLLAGRNLLSEGTAVGILLVNSGTVLMMNARGRLTRVLLALGCISFLFAISLVNVLAYALDLKQAIGWHAFTSMAPLSSFLFALIGLSLIVMTLKQLTVPKHVRLVTTILVLSSSLLLTLFGWQAAVYVEKIQLKNQTAMKVQAMQDLVQAELQGFSKSLMRMAQRWVVAGSTPEYLWRADALGYFNHMVGITGVGYADAQTVIRWIEPKATNDAAEGFQLNSEPLRDYAIRMARLSQNAALTRAVSLKQGGLGFLLLVPLQNRGMELGLVYMAVRYEEFIRHHLRWEGYSLTIHEKGRVIFEDRQTHDFDASFWRITRPLEFDGTSWEFTLEPGPELINNTHSSMPLSILWVGLLFSFLTTTLQYLYFKTREAHEEGARLMRWNHAIVDGSQLGIISMNRDGLVKSFNPAAQNLLGYAADEVIEKASALLWHDDEELRLRALTLGEDLGRPIAAGIAVLVAKADLGGVDRQQWTYITKAKERRTVDLAIHALRDETTAIHGYVGIVEDISDKVRRDKELQDALSRAEVATLAKSRFLANMSHEIRTPINGILGMVRLLLDTRMQTEQKVYAEAIASSADNLLVIVNDILDLSKVEAGRLELEITAFHLPSLLRTVEANLEFAARKKGVALQNIMSADLPEHVKGDPTRIRQILLNLVSNAIKFTPAGQVVMKTSVVAKNSAGAQIRFEVMDTGIGIPKDALDKVFQPFVQADASTTRRFGGTGLGLSISQHLVLMMKGQIGVESEVDQGSRFWFTLDLPLAIQSPAAGSQGPEVIQDQLRILIVEDNAINQIVAKKSLQKYGYDLTVVNNGQEALDVLNQQSFHLILMDCEMPIMDGYEATRRIRSSGAAYQNIPIIAMTANAMMGDREHCLKAGMDDYITKPFAVQDVLSKVQKIIERSVA, from the coding sequence ATGCTGAAGCCGGCTCTCCATACTCTCAAAACTTCGCTTTCAGCTTTTCCACGCCTTGTGCCGGTCGTGGTCATGATCGTGTCCACTCTGGTCATCACAGGCCTCATCAAGGATATGCAGCGGGTGATCTGCGCCTGGCATTTCATTCTGATCGGCTGCCTCTTGCTGAGCGTCCAGCGTAAGATCTGGACTTTCTCCTGGGCCTTGGCCCTGCTTGGCTGCGTCTTGCCGCTTTATTCGCTGCTGGCTGGCAGAAACCTGCTTTCGGAAGGAACGGCGGTCGGCATTCTTCTCGTGAATTCAGGAACGGTTCTGATGATGAATGCACGCGGGCGTTTGACCCGTGTTCTGCTTGCGCTCGGCTGCATCTCCTTTCTTTTTGCCATAAGCCTCGTCAATGTGTTGGCTTACGCCTTGGATCTGAAACAGGCCATCGGCTGGCATGCCTTCACCTCGATGGCCCCGCTCTCGTCGTTTCTCTTCGCTTTGATCGGCCTCAGCCTTATCGTTATGACTCTGAAGCAGCTGACCGTCCCAAAGCATGTGCGCCTCGTCACGACCATTCTGGTGCTTTCGAGTTCCCTGCTTCTGACGCTCTTTGGCTGGCAGGCCGCCGTGTATGTGGAAAAAATTCAGCTGAAAAATCAGACGGCCATGAAAGTGCAGGCCATGCAGGACCTTGTCCAGGCCGAACTGCAGGGCTTCAGCAAAAGTCTTATGCGCATGGCCCAACGTTGGGTCGTCGCCGGCAGCACGCCGGAGTATCTGTGGCGCGCGGATGCCCTTGGCTATTTCAATCACATGGTCGGCATCACGGGCGTTGGCTATGCGGATGCCCAGACGGTGATCCGTTGGATCGAACCCAAGGCCACAAACGATGCTGCCGAAGGCTTTCAGCTCAATTCCGAACCCCTGCGGGACTATGCGATTCGCATGGCGCGGCTCTCGCAGAACGCAGCTCTCACACGCGCCGTCAGCCTCAAACAGGGTGGCCTGGGCTTTCTCCTGCTGGTGCCGCTGCAGAACCGAGGCATGGAATTGGGCCTTGTCTACATGGCCGTTCGTTACGAGGAATTCATCCGTCACCACCTGCGTTGGGAGGGCTATTCGCTGACCATTCACGAAAAGGGCAGGGTGATTTTCGAAGATCGCCAGACTCATGACTTTGATGCCAGCTTCTGGCGCATCACTCGTCCTCTTGAGTTCGATGGCACGTCCTGGGAATTTACCCTGGAGCCCGGCCCGGAGCTGATCAACAACACGCACAGCTCGATGCCGCTGAGCATACTTTGGGTCGGCCTTCTCTTCTCCTTCTTAACAACGACGCTTCAGTATCTTTATTTCAAGACCAGGGAAGCGCATGAAGAGGGCGCGCGCCTGATGCGATGGAATCACGCCATCGTTGATGGTTCCCAGCTCGGCATTATCTCGATGAATCGTGATGGCCTTGTGAAATCCTTCAACCCGGCGGCCCAAAATCTTTTGGGCTACGCCGCGGACGAGGTGATCGAAAAAGCCTCCGCTCTTCTGTGGCATGACGACGAGGAACTTCGGCTCCGGGCCCTGACCTTGGGTGAGGATCTGGGGCGGCCTATCGCGGCCGGTATCGCTGTGCTGGTGGCAAAAGCGGACCTTGGCGGCGTGGACCGCCAGCAGTGGACCTATATCACGAAGGCCAAGGAACGCCGCACAGTGGATCTTGCGATTCATGCCTTGCGCGACGAGACCACTGCTATCCATGGTTACGTCGGAATCGTCGAGGATATCAGTGACAAGGTGCGCCGGGACAAGGAGCTTCAGGACGCCTTGAGCCGGGCGGAAGTTGCGACGCTGGCGAAATCGAGGTTTCTGGCCAACATGAGTCACGAGATTCGTACTCCGATCAACGGTATCCTGGGCATGGTGCGCCTTCTTCTGGATACGCGGATGCAGACGGAGCAGAAGGTCTATGCCGAAGCCATTGCCAGTTCAGCCGATAATCTTCTGGTGATCGTTAATGACATCCTGGATCTCTCGAAGGTCGAAGCAGGACGTTTGGAGCTGGAAATTACGGCCTTTCATCTGCCCTCGCTGCTCAGGACCGTGGAGGCCAACCTGGAATTCGCGGCGCGGAAAAAGGGCGTTGCCCTCCAAAATATCATGAGTGCTGACCTGCCTGAGCATGTGAAAGGTGATCCCACTCGCATTCGGCAGATCCTTTTGAATCTGGTCAGCAACGCCATCAAGTTTACCCCGGCGGGCCAGGTGGTGATGAAGACGAGTGTTGTGGCAAAAAATTCGGCAGGAGCGCAGATTCGCTTTGAAGTCATGGACACGGGCATTGGCATTCCCAAAGATGCCCTGGACAAAGTCTTTCAACCCTTTGTCCAGGCGGATGCCTCGACCACAAGGCGCTTCGGCGGCACCGGCCTTGGCCTTTCCATCTCGCAGCATCTCGTCCTTATGATGAAGGGTCAAATCGGAGTCGAGAGCGAAGTCGATCAAGGATCCCGCTTTTGGTTCACTCTCGATCTGCCGCTGGCGATTCAAAGTCCAGCCGCAGGATCACAAGGCCCGGAGGTGATTCAGGATCAGCTGCGGATTCTGATCGTCGAGGACAACGCGATCAATCAGATCGTGGCCAAAAAAAGCCTTCAGAAATATGGCTATGACCTGACTGTCGTGAATAATGGGCAGGAAGCCCTGGATGTGCTGAACCAGCAATCCTTTCATCTTATCCTGATGGACTGCGAAATGCCGATCATGGATGGTTACGAGGCGACCCGAAGAATTCGAAGCAGCGGCGCTGCCTATCAGAATATTCCCATCATTGCCATGACGGCCAATGCGATGATGGGCGACCGTGAGCACTGTCTCAAAGCCGGCATGGATGACTATATCACCAAGCCCTTCGCGGTGCAGGATGTCCTCAGCAAGGTTCAGAAGATCATCGAGCGATCGGTGGCCTGA
- the fabF gene encoding beta-ketoacyl-ACP synthase II, producing MRRVVITGLGVVAPNGNAAQAAWTATVEGCSGIDRISLFDPTPHRVQIAGEIKNLQVNHCLSEAEDLSLTRFVRFAAVAAHEALHDSGLASISNPERYGCIIGVGMGSVNDIAQQSFVGADGLPTLPENFLPFALQNMAAGYVADRYGWRGPCYCKTTACASGTHAIGEAFRLIREGSVDAMLAGGAEGGITPLGIASFAALRALSMSNQNPKEASRPFDRDRDGFVMGEGAGMLVLEDYEHARRRGARIYAELAGYGLSGDGFHITSPQERGAGGRRCMQMALQSGRIPTDEVDYINAHGTSTRMNDQYESEAILDLFGEHAQRLSVSSTKGVTGHCMGAAGAIEAVFTTLAVHQQLIPPTINYNEPDPLCPLDYTPNTARRKRVRVALSNSFGFGGTNASIAIRQIS from the coding sequence ATGCGAAGAGTCGTGATCACGGGTCTTGGAGTGGTTGCACCCAATGGCAATGCTGCCCAGGCGGCCTGGACAGCAACAGTGGAGGGATGTTCCGGCATTGACAGGATTTCTCTCTTCGATCCCACGCCTCACCGCGTGCAGATCGCCGGTGAAATCAAGAATCTTCAAGTCAATCACTGCCTGAGTGAGGCCGAGGACCTCAGTCTTACCCGCTTCGTTCGATTTGCAGCAGTCGCTGCGCACGAGGCGCTGCATGACAGCGGACTGGCATCCATCAGCAATCCCGAGCGTTATGGTTGCATCATTGGTGTCGGCATGGGATCGGTGAATGATATCGCGCAGCAATCCTTTGTCGGTGCTGACGGCCTTCCGACACTGCCCGAGAATTTCCTGCCCTTTGCCCTGCAGAATATGGCCGCGGGTTACGTCGCTGATCGTTACGGCTGGCGGGGGCCCTGTTACTGCAAGACCACCGCCTGCGCGAGTGGCACGCATGCGATCGGCGAGGCCTTTCGTCTGATTCGCGAGGGGTCTGTGGATGCGATGCTGGCGGGCGGAGCGGAAGGCGGCATCACGCCCCTCGGCATTGCATCCTTCGCAGCGCTGCGCGCCCTCAGCATGAGCAATCAGAATCCCAAGGAAGCGTCGCGACCCTTTGATCGCGATCGGGATGGTTTTGTGATGGGAGAAGGCGCAGGCATGCTCGTTCTGGAAGATTATGAACACGCGCGACGTCGCGGCGCCCGAATTTATGCGGAGCTGGCCGGATATGGTTTAAGCGGCGATGGATTTCATATCACCTCGCCTCAAGAGCGAGGCGCAGGCGGACGGCGCTGCATGCAGATGGCTCTTCAGAGCGGACGCATCCCGACTGATGAAGTCGACTATATCAATGCCCATGGAACGTCCACGCGCATGAATGATCAGTACGAAAGCGAGGCCATCCTTGATCTTTTCGGAGAGCATGCGCAGCGTCTTTCCGTTTCCTCCACCAAAGGCGTGACCGGGCACTGCATGGGTGCGGCAGGTGCGATTGAAGCGGTCTTTACGACTCTTGCCGTTCATCAGCAGCTGATCCCGCCGACGATCAATTACAATGAGCCCGATCCGCTCTGTCCCCTGGATTATACGCCCAATACGGCCAGACGGAAAAGAGTGCGGGTGGCCCTGTCCAATTCCTTTGGCTTTGGCGGGACCAATGCTTCGATTGCGATTCGGCAGATTTCCTAG
- a CDS encoding RNA polymerase sigma factor — translation MESDEQLYLEVRRGSQVAFETLYERYEGPIFGFIYRRLQSRQDAEEVFHEAMLAIFKGSDLEFSKGGFAGWLFKVALNLSLNRVRSKKREGRALALVTDYDGAARNLETWPDPEDLEEMQKAAAGLSETLRQVYVLRREGRSYEEMSDILGIPLGTVKSRVHLMVTQLRKEMGKWIAK, via the coding sequence ATGGAATCCGATGAGCAGCTCTATCTCGAAGTGCGCAGGGGCTCGCAGGTTGCCTTCGAGACGCTGTATGAACGCTACGAAGGACCGATCTTCGGTTTTATTTATCGCCGCCTGCAAAGTCGCCAGGATGCCGAGGAAGTTTTTCATGAGGCCATGCTCGCCATTTTTAAAGGCTCCGACCTGGAATTCTCCAAGGGCGGGTTTGCCGGCTGGCTGTTCAAGGTCGCGCTGAATCTTTCCCTGAATCGGGTGCGCAGTAAAAAAAGGGAAGGGCGGGCCCTCGCTTTGGTCACAGACTACGATGGGGCCGCAAGAAACCTTGAAACATGGCCGGATCCTGAGGATCTGGAAGAGATGCAGAAGGCCGCCGCGGGCCTGAGTGAAACTCTGCGGCAGGTCTATGTGCTCAGGCGCGAAGGCCGCAGCTATGAAGAGATGTCCGATATCCTCGGGATTCCTCTGGGGACGGTGAAATCCCGGGTTCACCTGATGGTGACGCAGCTAAGAAAGGAAATGGGCAAATGGATTGCAAAGTGA
- a CDS encoding S41 family peptidase — protein MIPTRKHILMGVATLALASGSMLALAKKEDADFASWRNKPEEPFSNGAATFEAVKQTLLKNYVNKGVTEEDLYRAAVEGMLSNMDPSMTLWNKLMTPTEYRELIGDMQGRIVGIGIEVGFNESNGYADVMGVIPGTPAEKAGIKRGDQILRIDGQSFKGKQLRDLVYAIRGKDGSEVKLTVLHEDSIKNLKIKRQGLVWDSVTTQMVNQDIAVLFIRNFTDATPDLLKKKLTELKSKGIKGLIVDLRGNQGGAFEKTTESIEHFIPKNKVIVKAIKRGPIQEDLISKGEPILAGVPLVVLINGHTKSGAEIMAGALKMSAGATTVGTHTYGKWSAQSVDELPNKYAIKYTTATFLLPDGTDLAGKGLQPDIVVEFNEDEAAKLQSQRNIEQRVQADVQLQTAINVLKLKS, from the coding sequence ATGATACCGACCCGCAAACACATCCTCATGGGCGTCGCGACTCTTGCGCTCGCATCCGGCAGCATGCTGGCGCTTGCGAAGAAAGAGGACGCGGACTTCGCCAGCTGGCGCAATAAGCCTGAAGAACCCTTCAGCAACGGTGCCGCCACCTTTGAAGCGGTCAAGCAGACCCTTTTGAAAAATTATGTGAACAAGGGCGTGACCGAAGAGGATCTGTACCGGGCCGCCGTCGAAGGGATGCTCAGCAATATGGACCCGTCGATGACGTTGTGGAATAAACTCATGACGCCGACGGAATACAGGGAACTCATCGGTGATATGCAGGGCCGCATCGTCGGCATCGGCATCGAAGTGGGCTTCAATGAAAGCAACGGCTACGCGGACGTCATGGGCGTCATCCCTGGTACGCCTGCGGAAAAAGCCGGCATCAAGCGCGGCGATCAGATTCTGCGGATTGATGGGCAGAGCTTCAAAGGCAAGCAGCTGCGCGACCTCGTCTATGCGATCCGCGGCAAGGACGGCAGCGAAGTGAAGCTGACCGTGCTGCACGAAGACAGCATCAAAAACCTTAAAATCAAGCGTCAGGGATTGGTCTGGGATTCGGTCACCACCCAGATGGTGAACCAGGACATTGCCGTCCTCTTCATCCGAAACTTCACCGACGCCACGCCGGATCTTCTGAAGAAGAAGCTGACGGAATTGAAAAGCAAGGGTATCAAGGGCCTGATCGTGGACCTGCGCGGCAATCAGGGTGGGGCTTTTGAGAAGACCACGGAAAGCATCGAGCACTTCATTCCGAAAAATAAAGTGATCGTCAAGGCTATCAAACGCGGTCCCATCCAGGAGGACCTGATCAGCAAGGGCGAACCCATCCTGGCCGGCGTTCCCTTGGTCGTCCTGATCAACGGTCACACCAAATCAGGCGCGGAAATCATGGCGGGTGCCTTGAAAATGAGCGCCGGGGCCACGACGGTCGGCACGCATACCTATGGCAAGTGGAGTGCGCAGAGCGTGGACGAACTCCCGAACAAGTATGCTATCAAATACACGACGGCCACCTTTCTGCTTCCTGACGGAACAGACCTCGCAGGCAAGGGTCTTCAGCCGGATATCGTGGTCGAATTCAATGAAGACGAAGCCGCCAAGCTGCAATCGCAGCGTAATATCGAGCAAAGGGTTCAGGCTGATGTCCAGCTGCAGACGGCCATCAACGTCCTGAAGCTGAAAAGCTAA
- a CDS encoding DUF2157 domain-containing protein: protein MALGNLDKHLSDWQSQGFLSPEQADRIRQYEADRAPQSRLLTVLTILAVLSIGLGIISLIAANWDQIPASIKLLSYFSLMLAQVYALLRWDPRPGVVREGLYFLYILSILAGIGLIAQVFHVPSDGWRGPTLWSVLSLGIMLRARTAPSVLLWFGGFSWAWLGFVFQSSAHEFLRLQCFMASVAVLCIIASWKGRWTLPEPQRSLTLHLGSLFVLVVGPWCLLARSSHDARTGLDFAVALLLAALWLFVLARQLKKTQMLAAVVVALGFFARWWIADLAQRNLLEHWPNFLDTVVFTIQLSALGLLALHWDRGRIFDGLTLLMAARIFTLFFTLFGTLFMTGAGLIIFGIIVLGLLRVWYRYHDRLQSRLKGLLQ from the coding sequence ATGGCGCTCGGAAATCTCGACAAGCATCTGAGTGATTGGCAGAGCCAGGGTTTTCTGAGTCCTGAGCAGGCTGATCGTATTCGTCAGTATGAAGCCGATCGCGCGCCTCAATCGCGTCTGCTCACCGTTCTCACGATCCTGGCCGTGCTGTCCATTGGCCTCGGCATCATCAGTCTGATTGCCGCCAACTGGGATCAGATCCCGGCCTCGATCAAGCTTCTCAGCTATTTTTCGCTGATGCTGGCGCAGGTCTATGCCCTGCTGCGGTGGGATCCAAGACCCGGCGTCGTGCGCGAGGGCTTATATTTCCTGTATATCCTCTCCATTCTGGCTGGCATTGGACTCATCGCTCAGGTCTTTCATGTGCCGAGTGACGGCTGGCGCGGTCCCACGCTGTGGTCAGTCTTAAGCCTTGGGATCATGCTGCGAGCACGCACCGCACCCAGCGTTTTGCTCTGGTTCGGCGGCTTTAGCTGGGCCTGGCTCGGCTTTGTCTTTCAATCCTCGGCCCATGAGTTTCTGCGCCTGCAATGCTTTATGGCAAGCGTGGCCGTTCTTTGCATCATCGCCAGCTGGAAGGGTCGCTGGACACTGCCGGAACCGCAAAGGTCATTGACTTTGCATCTCGGTTCGCTCTTTGTCCTGGTCGTCGGCCCCTGGTGCCTGCTCGCCCGTTCTTCCCATGATGCCAGGACTGGTCTCGACTTCGCCGTGGCGCTGCTGCTGGCTGCTCTTTGGCTTTTTGTCCTGGCACGCCAGCTGAAAAAAACTCAGATGCTCGCCGCTGTGGTTGTCGCACTCGGATTTTTCGCCCGCTGGTGGATTGCGGATCTTGCCCAGCGCAATCTTTTGGAGCACTGGCCCAATTTCCTGGATACCGTGGTCTTCACCATCCAGCTGAGCGCGCTGGGCCTTCTCGCTCTTCACTGGGATCGCGGACGCATCTTCGATGGGCTGACCCTTTTGATGGCCGCCCGCATCTTCACTCTTTTCTTCACGCTCTTTGGAACCCTTTTTATGACCGGTGCCGGCCTTATCATATTCGGCATCATCGTCCTGGGCCTTCTGCGAGTCTGGTATCGTTACCATGATCGACTGCAATCGCGACTCAAGGGACTTTTGCAATGA
- a CDS encoding anti-sigma factor family protein, whose protein sequence is MDCKVNQESLIDFQFGNMDRQARSEVEAHLLGCSSCLEEFFLLKRDVESAHDVILKPSSQVKERIHRDFLAFAYGTVQKHPRSFIVGGLVAAAAMLIVMFSGQFSKLMHKPVHEQAPETEMVRSLNEAVDSGGENPGHINII, encoded by the coding sequence ATGGATTGCAAAGTGAACCAGGAAAGTCTGATCGATTTCCAATTTGGAAATATGGATCGTCAGGCGCGATCCGAGGTGGAAGCGCACCTTCTGGGCTGCTCGTCCTGCCTCGAAGAATTCTTCCTTCTGAAGCGTGATGTCGAATCCGCCCATGATGTGATACTGAAACCCTCAAGCCAGGTGAAGGAGCGGATTCATCGCGATTTCCTCGCCTTTGCCTATGGCACGGTGCAGAAGCATCCTCGTTCCTTCATCGTCGGCGGGCTGGTGGCGGCCGCCGCCATGCTGATCGTCATGTTTTCAGGCCAGTTCAGCAAGCTGATGCATAAACCCGTTCACGAACAAGCCCCCGAGACGGAAATGGTTCGCAGTCTGAATGAAGCTGTGGATTCAGGTGGTGAAAATCCGGGGCACATCAATATCATCTGA
- a CDS encoding GDYXXLXY domain-containing protein, with protein sequence MKIRATTLLIFILPVLVLGAWTLRLRWQGTSGVTVQMPVEGFDPRDPISGHYVTWRLAMGLHDPCRPGSQGLIDRQEERCLCFDAKAQPEPNWAGSCTDKPMDCSLYLQGVCQWSGFMVGVERFYIPEADSAWLKVVPPKSRVRLTLTGSGKAMVKEFLPEGQDYKVWIQRKKAEQPTAP encoded by the coding sequence ATGAAAATACGCGCGACGACTCTTCTGATTTTTATTCTGCCCGTACTTGTCCTGGGAGCATGGACCCTGCGCCTTCGCTGGCAGGGAACGAGCGGCGTCACCGTGCAAATGCCCGTGGAGGGTTTTGATCCGCGTGATCCGATCTCGGGGCATTACGTGACCTGGCGTCTGGCCATGGGTCTTCATGATCCCTGCCGCCCGGGTTCCCAAGGTCTCATCGATCGTCAGGAGGAACGCTGCCTTTGTTTTGATGCCAAGGCTCAGCCCGAGCCCAACTGGGCGGGATCCTGCACGGATAAACCGATGGACTGCAGTCTTTATCTCCAAGGCGTCTGCCAATGGTCAGGCTTCATGGTGGGCGTGGAACGCTTTTATATACCGGAAGCGGACAGTGCCTGGCTCAAAGTCGTGCCTCCCAAAAGTCGGGTCCGCCTGACACTCACAGGCTCCGGCAAAGCCATGGTGAAGGAGTTTTTACCGGAAGGCCAGGACTATAAGGTCTGGATCCAACGCAAAAAAGCTGAACAGCCAACCGCCCCCTGA
- a CDS encoding Hpt domain-containing protein: MLSLFETLRLLALAYMILISAPGHAASLCSGRHDFQGSQSLELAPATDCTFQTSEPRLVIFINYTPKHEKSWLPQIEYAVNGQTVDLPTYKFYFIQLQAQDQMTFRNVGDRNVNLYYFAGSYWSLWIWAYCLIASTLGAAIAFAYYFLYRRMAYFHLAFFSLTTALYNMLHPTAFTLNYVFFFVMVSSYFNIVLGFQRPQWNRRIHFFTLGFAALWTLSFSAFPYDINIKISMISSVTGVLILLLSAYNLWKRRRIIISSFALANTLFIFYLGLAERQHLFAATFFQSIFICLMTYRLLQTAVANEKKALDAQEAIALKNQELAQINESLESRVLEQTADLRKQTEDLAILAQSSQRIFENIEEGIICFTSDFKVEKASSWAERELNIKVGDDLLPFFARIVANDDHKAAMLQGLSLSMGADVLQWELNRPQYLQRVQLGKRTLQLDFHPIILDQSVQSVILTAQDKTEEVLHEEQEQKADARFLRLIQKARALMNGGTVSRMFLHEAQSLTRNLERLPEAPQAEAQVLFRNLHTIKGAARAAQFHDISTLAHHLESLYRERQMPLLATGIAALKTEIEEYTLALREVFGSSADKEPARRLLDCVQALKLSMEEQLAAHGIHLKSLKVFDALGVLPSGISECLVHAFSNICDHGYILPLKKGASQHDVHLSVAGFYEAERAVIEIRDNGQGLNWNRIRELCFQQRFVPERGRPASDVLFLDGLTTTDIVSESSGRGVGLSFIRQVIGGFAAGQATILDNDEGPGTLLRIEWAESGQNRTQRAQ; this comes from the coding sequence ATGCTGAGTCTTTTCGAAACTTTGAGACTCCTTGCTCTCGCGTATATGATCCTGATCTCTGCGCCCGGCCACGCGGCCTCGCTCTGCAGCGGTCGGCACGATTTTCAAGGCAGCCAGAGCCTGGAGCTTGCGCCAGCGACTGATTGCACCTTTCAAACCAGCGAACCGCGGCTGGTGATCTTCATCAACTACACGCCCAAACACGAAAAGTCCTGGCTCCCGCAGATCGAATACGCGGTTAACGGGCAGACGGTCGACCTGCCGACTTATAAATTCTATTTTATTCAGCTGCAGGCCCAGGATCAGATGACTTTTCGCAATGTCGGCGACCGAAACGTCAATCTTTATTATTTCGCCGGGTCTTACTGGAGCCTTTGGATCTGGGCCTATTGCCTGATTGCCAGCACGCTGGGTGCCGCCATCGCGTTTGCTTACTACTTTTTATATAGGCGCATGGCCTATTTTCATCTGGCCTTCTTCTCCCTGACCACGGCTCTTTATAACATGCTGCATCCGACGGCCTTCACGCTCAATTACGTCTTCTTCTTTGTCATGGTGTCGAGTTACTTCAATATCGTTCTGGGTTTTCAGCGGCCGCAATGGAATCGGCGGATTCACTTCTTCACTCTAGGCTTCGCCGCGCTCTGGACTCTTTCTTTTTCAGCCTTTCCCTATGACATCAATATCAAGATCTCGATGATATCCAGCGTCACCGGCGTTCTTATCCTTTTGCTCTCGGCCTATAACCTTTGGAAGCGCCGGCGCATCATCATCTCAAGTTTCGCGCTGGCCAACACGCTCTTCATTTTCTACCTCGGCCTTGCCGAACGTCAGCACCTTTTTGCTGCGACCTTCTTTCAGTCGATCTTCATCTGCCTCATGACCTATCGGCTGCTCCAGACGGCCGTGGCCAATGAAAAGAAAGCTCTGGATGCCCAGGAAGCCATAGCCCTTAAAAATCAGGAGCTGGCGCAGATCAATGAATCCCTGGAATCCCGCGTCCTGGAGCAAACCGCCGATCTCAGAAAACAGACCGAGGATCTTGCCATCCTTGCGCAATCGTCGCAGCGGATTTTTGAGAACATCGAAGAGGGCATCATCTGCTTTACGAGTGATTTCAAGGTTGAAAAGGCTTCAAGCTGGGCCGAGCGCGAGCTGAATATCAAAGTCGGCGATGACCTTCTGCCCTTCTTCGCGCGCATCGTGGCCAATGATGATCATAAGGCGGCCATGCTCCAGGGCCTGAGCCTCAGCATGGGCGCGGATGTCCTTCAATGGGAGCTGAATCGGCCCCAGTATCTGCAAAGGGTACAGCTCGGCAAGCGAACGCTGCAGCTCGACTTTCATCCCATCATCCTCGATCAGAGCGTGCAAAGCGTGATCCTGACAGCGCAGGATAAAACGGAAGAGGTCCTGCATGAGGAGCAGGAGCAAAAGGCCGATGCCCGCTTTCTGCGACTGATCCAAAAAGCGCGGGCCCTTATGAATGGCGGCACAGTCAGCCGCATGTTCCTGCATGAGGCGCAAAGCCTGACGCGTAATCTGGAGCGTTTGCCGGAAGCGCCCCAGGCCGAGGCGCAGGTCCTGTTCCGCAATCTCCACACCATCAAAGGCGCCGCGCGTGCCGCCCAGTTCCACGATATCAGCACCCTGGCTCATCACCTGGAGAGCCTTTATCGGGAACGGCAGATGCCGCTGCTCGCGACCGGGATCGCGGCCCTCAAAACGGAAATCGAAGAGTACACCCTGGCTCTGCGTGAAGTCTTCGGCAGCAGCGCGGACAAGGAACCGGCCCGTCGTCTTCTGGACTGCGTGCAGGCCCTGAAGTTGAGCATGGAAGAGCAGCTCGCTGCGCACGGCATTCACCTGAAGAGCCTGAAGGTCTTCGACGCGCTGGGTGTCCTGCCTTCCGGGATCAGCGAATGTCTGGTGCATGCCTTCAGCAATATCTGTGATCACGGCTATATTTTGCCGCTCAAAAAAGGCGCGAGCCAGCATGATGTCCATCTGAGCGTCGCTGGCTTCTATGAAGCTGAGCGTGCCGTCATTGAAATCCGTGATAACGGTCAGGGTTTGAATTGGAATCGCATCCGTGAACTTTGCTTTCAGCAGCGTTTTGTTCCGGAACGCGGTCGTCCGGCCAGCGACGTGCTCTTCCTCGATGGTCTGACCACCACCGACATCGTCAGCGAAAGCTCGGGTCGTGGCGTGGGTCTCAGCTTTATTCGTCAGGTCATCGGGGGCTTTGCCGCGGGGCAGGCCACCATTCTGGATAATGATGAAGGACCCGGAACACTGCTTCGTATCGAGTGGGCGGAAAGCGGACAGAATCGGACCCAGCGTGCGCAGTGA